The Streptomyces uncialis genomic interval GGGCCGTTGACCGCGGCCACCGCGAGGCCCGGCGCGAGGAACGGCGTCACCGCGTCCTCGCCCCGCCGCACGCTCAGACTGGTCCCGCCGACCGAGGCGAACAGCCGCTCCCGCTCCGCGACCAGCGGCAGTACGTCCTCCAGGGCGATCACCCCGGCCAGGCAGGCGGCCGTGTACTCGCCGAGGCTGTGCCCGAGCAGCGCCACCGGGGTCACGCCGTAACGCTGTTCCAGCACCCGGGCCAGCGCGTACTCGGTGGCCACCAGCGCCGGGAACGACGCCGCGCGGTGACCGGTGGCGGTCCCGTCGAGCAGGGCGGTGTGCTCGCCCCCGTCCCGGGAGGCGGCGGCCTCCGCCAGGAGCGCGTCCCTGATGTCCCGGCCCAGCACCGGCCGCAGGATCCCGGCGCACCGGTCGATCGTCTCCCGGTACACGGGCTCGGTCGCGTACAGACCCCGGCCCATCCCGTCGTAGTGGACACCGCCGCCCGGCAGCAGCAGCGCCACCGGCCGCTGCCGCGCCGGTTCCGCGGCGGCCCCGATGGTCTCCCGCAGCCGCTCGGCGGCCTCGTCCGCGGACCGTACGACCAAGGCGCGGCGGTAGGGGTGCGCGGTGCGGCCGGCGGCGAGGGTGTGGCCGATGTCGTCGAGCCGCGGCGCCGGTCCGGCCGCCAGCCGCTCGCCCAGCAGACGGGCCGTCTCGTCCAGCGCGGCGGGGGTGCGCGCCGAGATCGTCAGCAGTGTGTGCTCCCGGCCGGGCGCGGACGGCGGCGCGGACGGCGGCTGCTCCAGGACGACATGGGCGTTGGTGCCGCCGATCCCGAAGGAACTGACACCCGCGCGCCGCGGGCCGGGCACCCGCCACGGACGGGCCGTCACCGCGGGCTCGAAGGGACTCGCCGCCCAGTCGAACAGCTCGGTCGGCTCGTCCAGGTGCAGGGTGGGCGGGATCGTGCCGTGCTCCAGCGCCAGCACCGTCTTGATCAGCCCCGCCACGCCCGCCGCCGCGTCGAGATGACCGATGTTGGTCTTCACCGACCCGATCGCGCAGCCCCCCGGATGGCCGCCCGCCCGCTCGAACGCGTCGTGCAGCGCGGTCAGTTCGATCGGGTCGCCGACCGGGGTGCCCGTACCGTGCGCCTCGACGTACCCGATGGACGCCGGGGACACCCCGGCCTCCAGCAGCGCCGACACGATCACCTCCGTCTGCCCGGTGGTGCTCGGCGCGGTGAACCCGATCTTGCGGTCGCCGTCGTTGTTCACGGCGGAACCGAGGACGACCGCCCGGACGGTGTCCCCGTCGGCCAGCGCGTCCGCGAGCCGCTTGAGCACCACGACCCCCGCGCCGTCCCCTTGCAGCATCCCGGCGGCCCGCCGGTCGAAGGCGCGGACCTTGCCGTCCGGCGAGTACGGGCCGTCCTGGACGTAGCGGTAGCCGAGCCGGGCGTGCGGATTGAGCGCCACCCCGCCCGCGAGCGCCAGATCGCAGCGCTGCGCCAGCAGGTCCTGGCAGGCGAGGTGCACCGCCACCAGCGACGTCGAACAGGCCGTCGCCACGCTGATGCTGGGGCCCGTGAGCCCCATCAGGTACGAGACGCGGGTGGGCAGGGTGCCCGCCGAGTTGGCGGACAGCGCGGCCGTGTGGTCGAGCGAACCGGGGCGGCCCGCGTACCAGGGCGCCAGGTTCGTGGTGAAGTACCGGCTCGGTCCGGAACCGGCGTAGACACCGACCGCCCCGGGATGTCCGCCCGGCGGATAGCCGCTGTCCTCGAACGCGTGATGGGCGACCTCCAGGAACATCCGCTGCTGCGGGTCCAGCAGCGCGGCCTCCGCCGGGGAGTAGCCGAAGAACTCCGCGTCGAACCGGTCCAGTCCGGCGATCTCCGCGACGGCCCGCACATGGTAGGGGTCGTCGAGCAGCGCCGGATCACCCCCGGCGGCCAGATGCTGCGCCTCGTCGAGGACCGTGATCCCCTCGTCGCCCGCCAGCAGCGACCGCCACAGTTCGCCCGTGCCGTCCGCGCCGGGGAACCGCCCCGCCAGCCCGATGACGGCCACACTGAACCGCGGGTCGGGCCCCTCGTCGTCGTGCCGCTCAGTCATCCGGCCGTCCCTCCCTGGCGCGGGTCCGGCGTGCGGCCCCCGCTGACCGTGCCGCCCGCCGACGGCGGGCCAGCTCCTCGTCCCGTTCCCGTACCGCCCGGTCCACGCCGCCGGACCCGCTGTCACCGGAGGCCGCGGCGAGCAGCGCCGCCAGATCGGCGACCGTCGGACGGGAGAACAGGTCCACCACCCGTACCCGGTGCCCCAGCTCCGCCTCCAGCGCGGCCTGCACCCGCAGGGTCAGCAGCGAATGCCCGCCCAGATCGAAGAAGTTGTCCCGGGCGCCGACCTCCGGCACCCCGAGCACCCGTGCCCAGACCGCCGCCACCGCCTGCTCCAGCCCCTCCCGGGGGCGGACGTACGGCGCCACGACCGGGGCCGCCGCGGGCAGCGAGGCGAGCGCCGCCCGGTCCGCCTTGCCCGACGGCATCAGCGGCAACTCGGCCAGCACCTGCGCGGAGTGCGGCACCGCGTACTCCGGCAGCCGCTCCGCCGCCCACACCCGCAGCTCCTGCTCACCGGGCGCGGGCCGGTCCGGTGCCGCCAGGCAGTACGCCGCCAGGTGCTGGGTGCCCGGGGTGTCCTCCCGGACCAGGACCACCGCTTGGCGCACCGCCGGATGGCGGCCGAGCACCGACTCCACCTCCTCCAGCTCGATCCGGTAGCCGCGGATCTTCACCTGATGGTCCGCGCGGCCCAGGAACTCGATCACCCCGTCGTGCCGGAAGCGGCCCAGGTCCCCGGTGGCGTACAGCCGCGCCCCGGGAACGCCGCCGAACGGATCGGGCACGAACCGGTCCGCCGTCCGCAGCGGATCACCGAGATAGCCCTCGGCGACCTGCACCCCGCCCACATGGATCTCCCCCGGGACACCGGGCGGTACGGGCCGCTGACCGGGCGCCAGCACATACATCCGCACATTCGGGTTGGGCCGCCCGATGGTGATCCCGGTCCGGGCGTCCGCCCCCCGGTACACCTCGCAGCTGACCCCGATGGTGGTCTCGGCGGGCCCGTAGCCGTGGTACATCGTGCTGTCGGGCAGCCGGGTCCGGAACCGGTCGAACAGCTCCGGGGTCAGCACCTCGCCGCCGCACCACACATGACGCAGCGTCCGCGCGGCCCGCCCGGTGTCCGGCCGGACCAGCATCGCGTCGAGCATCGTGGACGTCACATAGACGAAGCTGACGCCCTCGTCGGCGATCAGCCCGATCAGCCGGTCCGGGTCCTTGTCCGCGCCGGGCGGCGCCAGCACGAGCCGCGCCCCGCAGACGAGCGGCAGGAAGATCTCGTTGACGGAGATGTCGAAGCCCAGCGGCGCCTTGTGCAGCACCGCGTCACCCGGCCCCAGCCCCAGCAGCTCCGCCTGCCACGGCAGCCGGTTGCAGATCCCCCGGTGCCCCAGCATCGCGCCCTTCGGCGACCCGGTGGAGCCCGAGGTGTAGATGACGTACGCCAGATCGTCCGCGGTGACGGTGGCGGCCGGTCCCCGGGGGACGGAGCCGCCGGGCTCCGCCGACGGGTCCACCGCGGGCACCGGACCCCAGCCGTCGGCGTCCCGGGACAGCACGGCCACCGGCGACGCGTTCCTCACCACCTCCTCGACCCGGCGCGGCGGCCACGACGGCTCCAGCGGGACGAACGCCGCACCCGACTTGAGCACCGCGAGCAGCCCCACCACCAGATCCGCCGACCGCTCCAGATGGATACCGACCAGCCGCCCGGCCGTGGCGCCCAGCGCGCCGAGCCGGGCCGCGAGCCGGTCGGCCGCCGCGTCCAGCTCCGCGTACGACCACCGCACCCCGTCGGCCACCAGCGCCTGCGCGTCCGGTGAACGGCGCACCTGGTCCTCGACCAGACCGTGCAGGGTCGCGGGCGCCAGCAGCTCCGGACGGTCGGTGTCGTTCCACTCCACCAGGACCTTGTGCCGCTCCCCGGGGAGCAGGAACGGCAGCTCCGCGACGGGCCGCCCCGGGTCCGCCACCGCACCGGCCAGCAGGGTCTCCAGATGCGCGAGCAGCGCCCCGGCGGTGGTGCCGGTGTACAACTCGGTGCGGTACGTGGCACCGAGTACGGTGGTGCTTCCGTCGTCGACGGCCTCCACCGCCAGGTCGAAGCGGGCCGTGCCGTTGTGGACCTGCCGCTCCCGCACCTCGACACCCGGCAGCTCCAGCGCGCCCAGACCCGCCACCCGGCGCGAGAACATCGTGTCCGCCAGCGGATGGCGGCCCGCGCTGCGCTGCGGCCGGACCGCCTCCACCACCCGCTCGAACGGCACGTCCTGATGGGCGTACGCGGCCAGGCACTCCGCCTTCACCCGGCGCAGCACCGTCCGGAAGTCGTCGTCGGCGGACACCTCCGCCCGCAGCACCAGACTGTTGCCGAAGTTCCCCACGAGGTCCCGCAGCGAGGGGTCCTCCCGGTCGACGACCGGGGTGCACACCGCGAGATCGCTCTGCCCGGTGTACCGGTGCAGCAGCACCAGATATCCGGCGAACGCCACCATGAACGGGGTCGCCGCCTCCGCCCTCGCCAGCGCGCCCAGCCCCTTGTGGAGCGCGGCCGGCAGCGGACGCGTCACCCGCGCCCCGGCCGGTCCCGGCCGGGCCGGGCGCGGCAGATCCGGCATCGGCGCGGCGGGCACCGGGACGGGCGTCAGCCGCTCGCGCCAGAACGCCGTGCCGCTGTGCTCGCGGCGCTGTTCATGGACCGCGTGGTCCGCGTACTGCACCGGCAGCGGCTGTGCGGGCGGCGTCTCCCCGCGCAGCGCGGAACGGTAGCCCGCGGCGGCCCCGGCGAACAGCGGGGCCCA includes:
- a CDS encoding type I polyketide synthase, with amino-acid sequence MTERHDDEGPDPRFSVAVIGLAGRFPGADGTGELWRSLLAGDEGITVLDEAQHLAAGGDPALLDDPYHVRAVAEIAGLDRFDAEFFGYSPAEAALLDPQQRMFLEVAHHAFEDSGYPPGGHPGAVGVYAGSGPSRYFTTNLAPWYAGRPGSLDHTAALSANSAGTLPTRVSYLMGLTGPSISVATACSTSLVAVHLACQDLLAQRCDLALAGGVALNPHARLGYRYVQDGPYSPDGKVRAFDRRAAGMLQGDGAGVVVLKRLADALADGDTVRAVVLGSAVNNDGDRKIGFTAPSTTGQTEVIVSALLEAGVSPASIGYVEAHGTGTPVGDPIELTALHDAFERAGGHPGGCAIGSVKTNIGHLDAAAGVAGLIKTVLALEHGTIPPTLHLDEPTELFDWAASPFEPAVTARPWRVPGPRRAGVSSFGIGGTNAHVVLEQPPSAPPSAPGREHTLLTISARTPAALDETARLLGERLAAGPAPRLDDIGHTLAAGRTAHPYRRALVVRSADEAAERLRETIGAAAEPARQRPVALLLPGGGVHYDGMGRGLYATEPVYRETIDRCAGILRPVLGRDIRDALLAEAAASRDGGEHTALLDGTATGHRAASFPALVATEYALARVLEQRYGVTPVALLGHSLGEYTAACLAGVIALEDVLPLVAERERLFASVGGTSLSVRRGEDAVTPFLAPGLAVAAVNGPDACTVSGRTDAVIALEARLAAAGVDHHRLRVPVAVHSPVLDPVLPEFRDLVAGIRLSKPRVPYLSNVTGTWITEEEATDPEYWVRHSRRTVRFADALRTLGDAARPPVLLEAGPGGGLGKLARTVLGPRVPVVAALRHAYAEQDDGSFLLGALGALWCAGAEPDLPALWRGTRPRRVPLPGYPFARSRFWIDPPGGGPVSGGPVPSYTPADGGSPPVAAVGTRSRSGPPDDSPLGRVTRLWEESLGVTGIAPDQNFFDLGGDSMLLMRLTGQVRDALGVDLSVRRLYVGDRLTVAGFLAEAAEAAEHNRTGPTGTGPADAGTPAGAAAGQSSPADSPTLSPAPSPDPSAAASTAAPPNGQDEE
- a CDS encoding non-ribosomal peptide synthetase, with translation MGGQDGAGDGGLGPEQQRLIRLLLEREGGAPAESGIPRRGDDGPAVLSSAQYRMWFHQHAQPDSPAYNLAVAAELTGPLDPAALEASFAAVARRHEVLRTVYRPGPDGTPLQHVLVSAPPPFSVVDVTADALDAAASAYAARPFDLAVATPLRLRLYRLAPERHVLLVVLHHIACDDLSWAPLFAGAAAGYRSALRGETPPAQPLPVQYADHAVHEQRREHSGTAFWRERLTPVPVPAAPMPDLPRPARPGPAGARVTRPLPAALHKGLGALARAEAATPFMVAFAGYLVLLHRYTGQSDLAVCTPVVDREDPSLRDLVGNFGNSLVLRAEVSADDDFRTVLRRVKAECLAAYAHQDVPFERVVEAVRPQRSAGRHPLADTMFSRRVAGLGALELPGVEVRERQVHNGTARFDLAVEAVDDGSTTVLGATYRTELYTGTTAGALLAHLETLLAGAVADPGRPVAELPFLLPGERHKVLVEWNDTDRPELLAPATLHGLVEDQVRRSPDAQALVADGVRWSYAELDAAADRLAARLGALGATAGRLVGIHLERSADLVVGLLAVLKSGAAFVPLEPSWPPRRVEEVVRNASPVAVLSRDADGWGPVPAVDPSAEPGGSVPRGPAATVTADDLAYVIYTSGSTGSPKGAMLGHRGICNRLPWQAELLGLGPGDAVLHKAPLGFDISVNEIFLPLVCGARLVLAPPGADKDPDRLIGLIADEGVSFVYVTSTMLDAMLVRPDTGRAARTLRHVWCGGEVLTPELFDRFRTRLPDSTMYHGYGPAETTIGVSCEVYRGADARTGITIGRPNPNVRMYVLAPGQRPVPPGVPGEIHVGGVQVAEGYLGDPLRTADRFVPDPFGGVPGARLYATGDLGRFRHDGVIEFLGRADHQVKIRGYRIELEEVESVLGRHPAVRQAVVLVREDTPGTQHLAAYCLAAPDRPAPGEQELRVWAAERLPEYAVPHSAQVLAELPLMPSGKADRAALASLPAAAPVVAPYVRPREGLEQAVAAVWARVLGVPEVGARDNFFDLGGHSLLTLRVQAALEAELGHRVRVVDLFSRPTVADLAALLAAASGDSGSGGVDRAVRERDEELARRRRAARSAGAARRTRAREGRPDD